One window from the genome of Bacillus tianshenii encodes:
- a CDS encoding sodium:calcium antiporter: MIFVYFLLSAALVVYAAVKLNQYGDVISQKSSLTGMMVGTFLLAGATSLPELTTSLTAVYIDNPDIAVGNMLGSNVFNLLILAVFDFLYRRNKMFERVSLDHRYTAGLGIILFLVIAVSLVMPNPISIFHVGIDMLVIVGLYVIGTRWISKRSGEQAAQEAESEAPVSNLSLKHATIGFAIAALVTFAAGSALTITGDKIAVATGMNASFVGSFLIAATTSLPELVTVYVAFRIANYEMAIGSILGSNLFNLQLLALTDVLYRKSAITTAASASHLLTAMLGMFMGVVVLYSLFRKEVSGTWRYALPSLITAAVYLITSYVMF; encoded by the coding sequence ATGATTTTTGTTTACTTTTTATTATCAGCCGCGCTTGTTGTTTATGCAGCGGTCAAGCTTAATCAATATGGCGATGTCATTAGTCAAAAATCTTCCTTAACAGGAATGATGGTCGGAACGTTCCTGCTTGCGGGGGCGACGTCATTACCGGAATTAACGACAAGCTTAACAGCGGTTTATATTGATAATCCAGATATTGCGGTTGGAAATATGCTTGGCAGTAATGTTTTTAATCTATTAATCTTAGCGGTTTTTGATTTTCTTTACCGCCGTAATAAAATGTTTGAACGTGTATCTCTGGACCATCGCTACACAGCGGGTCTTGGAATTATTCTCTTTCTTGTAATCGCTGTATCCTTAGTGATGCCAAACCCTATCAGTATCTTTCATGTTGGGATTGATATGCTTGTTATTGTCGGGTTATATGTCATTGGGACGCGCTGGATTTCGAAACGGTCGGGTGAGCAGGCAGCTCAAGAAGCAGAATCAGAAGCGCCTGTTTCGAATCTATCATTAAAGCATGCAACAATCGGGTTTGCGATTGCCGCGCTTGTTACGTTTGCAGCCGGCAGTGCGCTTACGATTACAGGGGATAAAATTGCAGTCGCAACAGGAATGAATGCAAGCTTTGTCGGAAGCTTCTTAATTGCGGCGACAACATCGCTTCCAGAGCTTGTAACCGTGTATGTTGCATTCCGTATAGCGAATTATGAGATGGCGATCGGCTCGATTCTTGGCAGTAATCTCTTTAACTTGCAGCTTCTTGCGCTTACTGATGTGCTCTACCGAAAGAGCGCGATTACAACGGCGGCATCTGCTTCTCATTTGTTAACAGCAATGCTTGGTATGTTCATGGGGGTTGTTGTTCTCTATTCCTTGTTCCGAAAAGAAGTGTCAGGAACTTGGCGCTACGCTTTGCCGTCCCTTATCACTGCAGCAGTCTATCTTATAACTTCATATGTTATGTTTTAA
- the abbA gene encoding antirepressor AbbA — MMKRTEALGLTNEQKSLLVKVLFDQEYALEVVSCQINDIERGEKEADEDTVKELNKLYDQLAVVCE; from the coding sequence ATGATGAAGAGAACTGAGGCATTAGGATTGACAAACGAACAGAAATCGTTGCTAGTGAAAGTGCTTTTCGACCAGGAGTATGCTCTAGAAGTCGTTAGCTGTCAGATTAATGACATTGAAAGAGGAGAAAAAGAGGCAGACGAAGACACGGTAAAAGAGCTAAATAAGCTCTACGACCAATTAGCTGTTGTTTGTGAATAA
- the cbpB gene encoding cyclic-di-AMP-binding protein CbpB, protein MYSLQRDLLFDVTLEDLIITSDKVAHVQIGNLLEHALLVLIKSGYTAVPVLDPSYRLQGIISKNIILDSMLGVERIETEKLGEYQVEEVMDTTIPRLSLGHSFIKAFGLTINHPFVCVEDENGLFAGIITRRAILKLMIRHLNYE, encoded by the coding sequence ATGTACAGTCTGCAACGAGATTTGTTGTTTGATGTAACCCTCGAAGATCTAATTATTACATCTGATAAAGTTGCCCACGTGCAAATTGGCAACCTTCTTGAGCATGCGTTGCTTGTTCTTATAAAATCAGGCTACACAGCCGTACCAGTCCTCGACCCTTCCTACCGCCTTCAAGGCATCATCAGTAAAAATATCATCTTAGACTCTATGCTTGGTGTGGAACGAATTGAAACGGAAAAGCTTGGTGAGTATCAAGTCGAAGAAGTAATGGATACGACGATTCCACGGTTGTCGCTTGGTCATTCTTTCATTAAAGCATTCGGGTTAACGATTAATCATCCATTTGTTTGTGTAGAAGATGAGAATGGACTTTTCGCAGGGATTATTACACGCAGGGCAATTTTGAAATTAATGATTCGCCATCTTAATTATGAGTAA
- a CDS encoding MDR family MFS transporter: MIAMFMSAIEATIVSTAMPNIVSELGGFSKYSWVFSAYLLMNMATTLIYGKLSDLYGRKPVFVIGVIIFLIGSILCGFATSMDMLIGFRFLQGLGAGAVMPIATTIVGDMYSKEERAQIQGYLSSVWGISAVLGPALGGFFVEVLTWKYVFWMNIPIGILAIIGVSSFLHEDVEKKKHQIDYFGSVYLVIAMSALMFVLVEGGVHLAWTSTTMLLLIGTFIVGLLLFIFQERRAEEPMMPFHIWKERAITIANLASLTTGMILIGVSSFLPAFVQGVMERSAAVAGFTLTTMSIGWPIAATVAGRLLLKIGYRKTSAFGGVSLIIGAIFFLTLSPEKGPVWGAIGSFFTGVGMGLTTTSFIVSIQSTVSWKMRGIATASNMFMRNLGSALGAALLGGILNSRLQAYINEQGVEKELDINSANALLNAEQRAEMGDKLRGVLQDGLTVSLHSVYWGVFIFAVISFLLVLFMPVTEKTEEQEG; the protein is encoded by the coding sequence ATGATTGCGATGTTTATGTCAGCAATTGAGGCGACAATCGTTTCCACGGCAATGCCGAATATTGTTTCTGAACTTGGCGGTTTTTCGAAGTATAGTTGGGTATTTTCAGCGTATTTATTAATGAACATGGCCACAACGCTTATCTATGGAAAGCTGTCGGATTTATATGGACGTAAGCCGGTGTTCGTTATCGGTGTCATTATCTTTCTAATTGGTTCGATTCTTTGTGGCTTTGCGACTTCAATGGACATGTTAATTGGCTTCCGCTTTCTGCAAGGTCTCGGCGCAGGTGCAGTAATGCCGATCGCTACTACGATCGTCGGAGACATGTACTCAAAGGAAGAACGCGCTCAAATACAAGGCTATTTATCTAGTGTTTGGGGCATTTCAGCTGTGTTAGGTCCTGCGCTTGGCGGCTTTTTCGTTGAGGTGCTAACGTGGAAATATGTATTTTGGATGAATATCCCGATTGGTATTTTAGCGATTATCGGGGTGAGTTCATTTTTGCATGAAGATGTGGAGAAGAAGAAGCATCAGATTGATTACTTTGGTTCCGTTTACCTTGTTATTGCGATGAGTGCGCTTATGTTCGTGCTTGTTGAAGGCGGGGTGCATTTGGCGTGGACGTCAACCACAATGCTTCTCTTAATCGGTACGTTTATTGTCGGACTGCTGTTATTTATTTTTCAAGAACGGCGAGCTGAAGAGCCGATGATGCCGTTTCATATATGGAAGGAACGCGCCATTACGATTGCAAACTTAGCCTCATTAACGACAGGTATGATTTTAATCGGAGTATCCAGCTTTCTTCCTGCCTTTGTGCAGGGTGTGATGGAACGAAGCGCTGCGGTTGCTGGTTTTACGCTGACGACCATGTCGATCGGCTGGCCGATTGCTGCAACAGTTGCAGGACGGCTGCTTCTTAAGATTGGCTACCGAAAAACCTCTGCTTTTGGCGGTGTCTCCTTAATTATCGGGGCGATCTTTTTCTTAACACTTTCACCAGAAAAGGGACCTGTATGGGGAGCAATTGGTTCCTTCTTCACAGGAGTTGGCATGGGGCTGACGACGACTTCGTTTATCGTTTCCATCCAAAGCACGGTAAGCTGGAAGATGCGCGGGATTGCGACTGCTTCGAATATGTTTATGCGAAACTTAGGAAGTGCGCTCGGCGCTGCTTTACTTGGCGGTATTTTAAACAGTCGGCTGCAGGCGTATATAAACGAACAAGGTGTTGAAAAAGAGTTAGACATTAACAGTGCCAATGCATTATTAAATGCCGAGCAGCGCGCTGAAATGGGAGACAAGCTAAGAGGCGTGCTTCAAGACGGGTTAACGGTTTCACTGCATAGTGTCTATTGGGGCGTGTTTATCTTTGCGGTCATTAGCTTTCTGCTCGTCCTCTTCATGCCTGTAACGGAAAAAACTGAAGAACAAGAGGGATAA
- a CDS encoding LysR family transcriptional regulator — MVSSEFRILVILSEEMNMRKAAERLYVSQPALSQRLQSIEKSWGTKIFLRSQRGLTVTPAGEQVIQFAKDIVSREEQVKEKISSLDSAVHGTLKLAVASIIGQYWLPKVLKEFVKLYPHVRISLVTGWSSEMLRHMYEDHVHLGIIRGRPEWKGKKQHLLSDNLYLVDTEIQSLEEVKETKKPYILFRSDSTYYQEIQDWWHRQIKTTPKRTIVVDQIETCKQMVLNGIGYAILPGLTVTENDQDIYRIPIYGENGEQMKRDTWLLGYDSVFELKQVRAFLDLIQQDSD; from the coding sequence ATGGTTTCTTCCGAGTTTCGTATACTCGTTATTTTATCGGAGGAAATGAATATGCGTAAGGCTGCTGAACGATTATACGTTTCACAGCCTGCACTTAGCCAGCGCTTACAATCAATTGAAAAGTCGTGGGGGACGAAGATTTTCCTGCGCTCACAGCGTGGTTTAACCGTTACACCTGCAGGGGAGCAGGTTATTCAATTTGCGAAAGATATTGTAAGCCGAGAAGAACAAGTGAAAGAGAAAATTTCTTCACTCGATTCAGCTGTGCACGGGACATTAAAGCTTGCGGTTGCTTCAATTATCGGGCAATATTGGCTCCCGAAGGTATTGAAGGAATTCGTAAAGCTATATCCGCATGTTCGTATTTCTCTTGTTACAGGCTGGAGCAGTGAAATGCTTCGTCATATGTATGAAGACCATGTGCACCTTGGTATTATTCGCGGTCGTCCGGAATGGAAGGGAAAGAAGCAGCATCTCTTGTCGGACAACTTGTATTTAGTTGATACCGAAATTCAAAGCTTAGAAGAAGTGAAGGAAACGAAAAAGCCATACATTCTGTTCCGCAGTGATTCCACTTACTACCAAGAAATCCAAGATTGGTGGCATCGACAGATTAAAACAACGCCTAAGCGCACTATTGTCGTCGACCAAATCGAAACATGCAAGCAGATGGTACTCAATGGAATTGGCTATGCGATCTTACCAGGTCTAACGGTGACGGAGAATGATCAAGATATCTACCGCATTCCGATTTACGGAGAAAACGGCGAGCAAATGAAGCGTGATACATGGCTTCTCGGCTATGATTCGGTCTTTGAATTGAAGCAGGTTCGGGCATTTCTCGACCTGATTCAACAAGATTCTGACTAA
- the dapD gene encoding 2,3,4,5-tetrahydropyridine-2,6-dicarboxylate N-acetyltransferase: MKQMDANEIISFIQNSTKMTPVKVHIKGDLEGIDFGANTKSFITGNTGVLFGEWKEIKAAIEANEAKVEDYVVENDRRNSAIPLLDLKGINARIEPGAIIRDQVEIGDGAVIMMGASINIGSVIGEGTMIDMNVVLGGRATVGKNCHIGAGTVLAGVIEPPSAQPVIIEDDVVIGANVVVLEGVKVGKGAVVAAGAIVTQDVAPNTLVAGTPARVIKEIDDQTRGKTEIKKELRQLNKEE, encoded by the coding sequence ATGAAGCAAATGGATGCAAACGAAATTATTTCATTTATTCAAAACAGCACAAAAATGACACCTGTTAAAGTACATATTAAAGGTGATTTAGAAGGCATTGATTTCGGTGCTAATACAAAATCATTCATCACAGGTAACACAGGCGTACTTTTCGGTGAATGGAAAGAGATCAAAGCAGCGATCGAAGCAAATGAAGCGAAGGTTGAAGATTACGTTGTTGAAAATGATCGTCGTAACTCTGCTATTCCGCTTCTTGACCTTAAAGGCATCAATGCACGTATTGAGCCTGGTGCGATCATTCGTGACCAAGTTGAAATCGGCGACGGCGCTGTTATTATGATGGGCGCAAGCATTAACATCGGCTCTGTGATCGGTGAAGGTACAATGATCGATATGAACGTTGTGCTTGGTGGCCGTGCAACAGTCGGCAAAAACTGCCACATCGGTGCAGGTACGGTGCTTGCTGGTGTAATCGAGCCGCCTTCTGCACAGCCGGTTATCATTGAAGATGATGTTGTCATTGGAGCAAACGTTGTTGTACTTGAAGGCGTGAAAGTTGGAAAAGGTGCTGTTGTTGCTGCAGGCGCAATTGTCACACAAGATGTAGCACCAAACACACTTGTTGCTGGTACACCAGCGCGCGTCATCAAAGAAATCGACGACCAAACACGCGGTAAAACAGAAATCAAGAAAGAACTTCGTCAACTAAACAAAGAAGAATAG